One stretch of Glycine soja cultivar W05 chromosome 7, ASM419377v2, whole genome shotgun sequence DNA includes these proteins:
- the LOC114418299 gene encoding uncharacterized protein LOC114418299, protein MATAEVRASWQRAVNRCFVPEDAKRAPKLACCQSSCATSKLFDAGAASASDEFDHAAVDVTHFNQNSSFSNVIPDSRWWLLQLQPNYEVQKGLTYEQLNALEDEVENLNASNENKTCKGDADHFGDENHEYISSMEGMQEANSKKSQGCPQLMDMIAKHEKVETDSVGCTMSKQTNDFSFDSDYSWIGVEKAQPWWRTTDRDELACFVSRKSLNHIENCDLPPPQKYLRVQPSADISNVKIKTSSFDREAKSSAFSNFNVQAKRSLESELMHRKLVPSTNKGHLNFDCDKYSSYPTIHGGVTEQVFEGNPSKAQLMEALCHFQTRARKAEEAAKQACAEKENTIALFFIQASQLFAYKQWFQLLQLEALNSQVKNKDQSISTLFPWIGTEPGERMLKFGNAKQKMLGKPESGIATYAVALALGLSLVGAGLLLGWTVGCMLPRL, encoded by the exons ATGGCCACAGCAGAAGTGAGAGCTTCGTGGCAGAGAGCTGTTAACCGTTGCTTTGTCCCAGAAGATGCAAAAAGAGCCCCTAAGTTGGCTTGTTGTCAATCTTCATGTGCAACATCAAAATTGTTTGATGCTGGAGCAGCCAGTGCTTCTGATGAATTTGATCATGCTGCTGTTGATGTCACCCATTTTAACCAGAACTCTTCATTTTCCAATGTGATTCCTGATTCAAGATGGTGGTTGTTGCAATTGCAACCTAACTATGAAGTTCAAAAAGGTTTAACATATGAACAGTTAAATGCATTAGAGGATGAAGTAGAAAATTTGAATGctagtaatgaaaataaaacatgcAAAGGAGATGCTGATCACTTTGGTGATGAGAACCATGAGTATATTTCTTCCATGGAAGGAATGCAAGAGGCTAATAGTAAAAAGTCTCAAGGATGTCCTCAGCTAATGGATATGATTGCTAAACATGAGAAAGTGGAGACTGATTCTGTTGGTTGTACAATGTCCAAGCAAACAAATGATTTCTCCTTTGATTCTGATTATTCATGGATTGGGGTTGAGAAGGCACAGCCATGGTGGAGAACTACAGATAGAGATGAGTTAGCTTGCTTTGTTTCGCGCAAATCACTCAACCATATTGAGAATTGTGACCTTCCCCCTCCACAGAAGTATCTCAGAGTACAACCAAGTGCTGATATCAGTAatgtcaaaataaaaacatcatcTTTTGACCGGGAGGCCAAATCCAGTGCCTTTTccaatttcaatgttcaagcaAAAAGAAGTTTAGAATCAGAATTGATGCATAGGAAGCTTGTGCCTTCCACCAATAAAGggcatttaaattttgattgtgACAAATATTCAAG TTATCCCACCATCCATGGGGGTGTCACAGAACAAGTTTTTGAGGGAAACCCCAGCAAAGCTCAACTTATGGAAGCATTGTGTCATTTCCAAACACGTGCGAGGAAAGCAGAGGAGGCAGCAAAACAggcttgtgctgaaaaagagaACACTATTGCACTCTTTTTCATACAAGCTTCACAGCTTTTTGCCTATAAGCAATGGTTTCAACTGTTGCAGCTGGAAGCTCTTAACTCTCAAGTAAAGAACAAGGATCAATCAATCTCTACTCTCTTCCCATGGATAGGTACGGAACCCGGTGAGAGAATGCTAAAATTTGGCAATGCCAAACAAAAAATGCTTGGCAAGCCAGAAAGTGGCATTGCAACATATGCTGTTGCATTGGCTTTAGGATTGAGTCTTGTTGGGGCTGGCTTGCTCTTAGGATGGACTGTTGGTTGCATGTTACCTCGTTTATAG
- the LOC114418301 gene encoding uncharacterized protein At4g00950-like: protein MGGCEVEFEADQCKIPKLPLLNPPTMHSPERSGMKTPPLFTSASVPFGWEEEPGKPRPCTDIVSFSNPTPKCLELPPRLLLDSQSNNNKSMKLSSPTTVLEGPYPYVATTNNTCNSPSFRMSEDLYGSFGSERGQLGTMVLNQSVGIKEKEQEKEKGWFGSWREKTLKREASGGGSHVFPSSVDYVGTHKKVRSMRKRNRPGSFTNPFHAKSSSVWTRMCEGLKQVVPWRGKKLKKYGCWP, encoded by the exons ATGGGTGGTTGTGAAGTAGAGTTTGAGGCAGATCAGTGCAAGATACCAAAGCTACCCTTGTTGAACCCTCCTACAATGCATTCTCCAGAGAGATCAGGGATGAAAACTCCACCACTTTTCACCTCAGCTTCAGTTCCATTTGGTTGGGAAGAGGAGCCAGGGAAGCCAAGGCCTTGCACTGATATTGTGAGCTTCTCCAACCCTACTCCAAAGTGCTTGGAACTTCCTCCAAGGTTGCTACTTGATTCCcaaagcaacaacaacaaaagcatGAAACTTTCATCACCCACCACTGTTTTGGAGGGACCATACCCCTATGTGGCTACCACCAACAACACTTGCAACTCCCCATCTTTTAGAATGAGTGAAGACTTGTATGGCTCTTTTGGTTCTGAAAGAGGGCAACTTGGGACCATGGTTCTAAACCAAAGTGTGGGGATCAAGGAGAAGGAGCAGGAGAAGGAGAAAGGGTGGTTTGGTTCTTGGAGGGAAAAGACCTTGAAAAGAGAGGCTAGTGGTGGGGGTAGTCATGTCTTTCCATCTTCTGTTGATTATGTTGGCACTCATAAGAAGGTGAGGAGTATGAGAAAGAGGAACCGTCCTGGGAGCTTTACTAACCCATTCCATGCCAAGTCTAGTAGTGTCTGG ACAAGGATGTGTGAGGGGTTGAAGCAGGTGGTTCCATGGAGGGGTAAAAAACTGAAGAAATATGGGTGTTGGCCTTAG
- the LOC114418300 gene encoding auxin response factor 18-like isoform X2, whose protein sequence is MAHLECNLGGPGSSGTSQPEKGLKDDDLYRELWKLCAGPLVDVPRNGDRVFYFPQGHMEQLQASTDQELNQEIPHFNLPAKIFCRVVNIQLLAEQDTDEVYACIALLPESDQTEPTNPDPNVSEAPKQKFHSFCKILTASDTSTHGGFSVLRKHATECLPELDMTQSTPTQELAAKDLHGFEWKFKHIYRGQPRRHLLTTGWSTFVASKRLVAGDAFVFLRGEHGQLRVGVRRLARQQSPMPSSVISSQSMHLGVLATASHAVMTRTMFLVYYKPRTSQFIVGLNKYLEAVNNKFSLSMRFKMRFEGDDSPERRFSGTIVGVGDVSAGWSNSQWRSLKVQWDEPATIPRPDRVSCWEIEPFVASTALNVTQPAVKGKRSRPADVLSSGFWYHGSSNELSQLGAAAEVQSKENQVVPCSLRQKDIINSNPINANNSSISTRVRMEGVWPSSPHLNATPNLFSDPNNNNSNNGVSARSLISGYPNVPSRSSDGPTCDGVEDGKKTENSLDCWLFGVNLTNNCSNVITTPSEREQRGPSSSVVLSGPKESIPAAACETERVQTPNYSLSNKGQKQIISEASPNQWQNKQATVLSMRTRTKVQMQGVAVGRAFDLTTLSGYDDLIDELEKLFEIRGELRSQDKWAVTFTDDENDMMLAGDDPWPEFCNMVKRIFICSREDLKKMKCCKLPASSSEVEEILLSPDSQNRDETQQSHMP, encoded by the exons GTTTGAAGGATGATGATCTGTATAGAGAGCTGTGGAAGCTATGTGCAGGGCCATTGGTGGATGTTCCTCGTAATGGGGACAGAGTTTTCTACTTCCCTCAAGGTCACATGGAACaa TTGCAAGCATCTACGGATCAGGAATTGAACCAGGAAATTCCCCATTTCAATCTCCCGGCCAAGATTTTTTGCCGTGTTGTGAACATTCAGCTGTTG gCGGAACAAGACACTGATGAGGTTTATGCTTGCATCGCTTTACTTCCAGAATCAGAT CAAACTGAGCCTACAAACCCTGATCCAAATGTTTCTGAGGCCCCAAAACAGAAGTTTCACTCATTTTGCAAGATATTAACTGCCTCTGATACTAGCACACATGGAGGATTTTCAGTTTTGCGGAAGCATGCTACTGAGTGCCTGCCTGAATTG GACATGACTCAATCAACCCCTACTCAGGAGTTGGCAGCAAAGGATCTTCATGGATTTGAGTGGAAGTTTAAGCATATATATAGGG GTCAACCAAGGAGGCATTTGCTTACAACTGGTTGGAGTACTTTCGTTGCATCTAAAAGATTGGTTGCTGGAGATGCTTTTGTGTTTCTAAG GGGAGAGCATGGACAATTGAGAGTTGGTGTCAGACGTTTAGCGCGGCAGCAGAGTCCTATGCCTTCATCTGTGATATCAAGCCagagcatgcatctcggcgtgCTTGCCACTGCTTCCCATGCTGTCATGACTCGTACAATGTTTTTGGTTTATTATAAGCCAAG GACTAGCCAGTTTATTGTTGGTTTGAACAAATATCTGGAGGCAGTCaacaataaattttcactcagCATGCGATTCAAGATGCGATTCGAGGGAGATGACTCACCTGAGAGAAG ATTTTCCGGTACTATTGTTGGGGTTGGAGACGTGTCTGCAGGGTGGTCAAATTCTCAGTGGCGCTCATTGAAG GTTCAATGGGATGAACCAGCAACAATTCCAAGGCCAGATAGAGTTTCTTGTTGGGAGATAGAGCCTTTTGTAGCTTCTACTGCTTTGAATGTCACACAACCAGCAGTTAAGGGTAAAAGGTCTAGGCCTGCTGATGTTTTATCTTCTG GTTTCTGGTATCATGGTTCTTCCAATGAGCTTAGTCAATTAGGTGCTGCTGCTGAGGTCCAAAGCAAGGAAAATCAGGTTGTTCCATGCTCTCTGAGGCAGAAAGACATTATTAATAGCAATCCTATTAATGCTAATAACTCTAGCATCAGTACTAGAGTCCGAATGGAAGGAGTATGGCCTTCTTCACCACATTTGAATGCCACTCCAAACCTTTTTTCTGATCCCAataacaacaacagcaacaacggCGTTTCGGCACGATCACTGATCTCTGGTTATCCTAATGTTCCATCTAGATCAAGTGATGGTCCCACATGCGACGGTGTGGAAGATGGGAAAAAGACTGAGAACTCCCTTGATTGCTGGTTATTTGGAGTTAATTTGACTAACAATTGTAGCAACGTTATTACTACTCCTTCAGAGAGGGAACAGAGAGGTCCAAGCTCAAGTGTTGTTCTTAGTGGTCCCAAAGAATCTATTCCTGCAGCTGCATGTGAAACTGAGAGGGTTCAGACTCCCAACTATTCACTGTCCAACAAAGGGCAGAAGCAAATTATTTCTGAGGCATCACCAAATCAGTGGCAGAACAAGCAGGCCACTGTACTATCCATGAGGACGCGGACTAAG GTGCAAATGCAAGGTGTTGCTGTTGGTCGTGCGTTTGACTTGACCACGTTGAGTGGCTATGATGATCTCATAGATGAACTTGAGAAATTGTTTGAGATCAGAGGAGAGCTGCGTTCACAAGACAAATGGGCTGTTACTTTCACAgatgatgaaaatgatatgATGCTCGCGGGTGATGATCCATGGCC GGAGTTCTGCAACATGGTGAAGAGGATTTTCATTTGTTCAAGGGAGGACTTGAAGAAGATGAAATGCTGCAAGTTACCTGCTTCTTCATCAGAGGTTGAAGAGATTCTATTGAGTCCAGATTCACAGAATAGGGATGAGACTCAGCAGTCTCACATGCCTTAG
- the LOC114418300 gene encoding auxin response factor 18-like isoform X1 yields the protein MAHLECNLGGPGSSGTSQPEKGLKDDDLYRELWKLCAGPLVDVPRNGDRVFYFPQGHMEQLQASTDQELNQEIPHFNLPAKIFCRVVNIQLLAEQDTDEVYACIALLPESDQTEPTNPDPNVSEAPKQKFHSFCKILTASDTSTHGGFSVLRKHATECLPELDMTQSTPTQELAAKDLHGFEWKFKHIYRGQPRRHLLTTGWSTFVASKRLVAGDAFVFLRGEHGQLRVGVRRLARQQSPMPSSVISSQSMHLGVLATASHAVMTRTMFLVYYKPRTSQFIVGLNKYLEAVNNKFSLSMRFKMRFEGDDSPERRFSGTIVGVGDVSAGWSNSQWRSLKVQWDEPATIPRPDRVSCWEIEPFVASTALNVTQPAVKGKRSRPADVLSSAASGFWYHGSSNELSQLGAAAEVQSKENQVVPCSLRQKDIINSNPINANNSSISTRVRMEGVWPSSPHLNATPNLFSDPNNNNSNNGVSARSLISGYPNVPSRSSDGPTCDGVEDGKKTENSLDCWLFGVNLTNNCSNVITTPSEREQRGPSSSVVLSGPKESIPAAACETERVQTPNYSLSNKGQKQIISEASPNQWQNKQATVLSMRTRTKVQMQGVAVGRAFDLTTLSGYDDLIDELEKLFEIRGELRSQDKWAVTFTDDENDMMLAGDDPWPEFCNMVKRIFICSREDLKKMKCCKLPASSSEVEEILLSPDSQNRDETQQSHMP from the exons GTTTGAAGGATGATGATCTGTATAGAGAGCTGTGGAAGCTATGTGCAGGGCCATTGGTGGATGTTCCTCGTAATGGGGACAGAGTTTTCTACTTCCCTCAAGGTCACATGGAACaa TTGCAAGCATCTACGGATCAGGAATTGAACCAGGAAATTCCCCATTTCAATCTCCCGGCCAAGATTTTTTGCCGTGTTGTGAACATTCAGCTGTTG gCGGAACAAGACACTGATGAGGTTTATGCTTGCATCGCTTTACTTCCAGAATCAGAT CAAACTGAGCCTACAAACCCTGATCCAAATGTTTCTGAGGCCCCAAAACAGAAGTTTCACTCATTTTGCAAGATATTAACTGCCTCTGATACTAGCACACATGGAGGATTTTCAGTTTTGCGGAAGCATGCTACTGAGTGCCTGCCTGAATTG GACATGACTCAATCAACCCCTACTCAGGAGTTGGCAGCAAAGGATCTTCATGGATTTGAGTGGAAGTTTAAGCATATATATAGGG GTCAACCAAGGAGGCATTTGCTTACAACTGGTTGGAGTACTTTCGTTGCATCTAAAAGATTGGTTGCTGGAGATGCTTTTGTGTTTCTAAG GGGAGAGCATGGACAATTGAGAGTTGGTGTCAGACGTTTAGCGCGGCAGCAGAGTCCTATGCCTTCATCTGTGATATCAAGCCagagcatgcatctcggcgtgCTTGCCACTGCTTCCCATGCTGTCATGACTCGTACAATGTTTTTGGTTTATTATAAGCCAAG GACTAGCCAGTTTATTGTTGGTTTGAACAAATATCTGGAGGCAGTCaacaataaattttcactcagCATGCGATTCAAGATGCGATTCGAGGGAGATGACTCACCTGAGAGAAG ATTTTCCGGTACTATTGTTGGGGTTGGAGACGTGTCTGCAGGGTGGTCAAATTCTCAGTGGCGCTCATTGAAG GTTCAATGGGATGAACCAGCAACAATTCCAAGGCCAGATAGAGTTTCTTGTTGGGAGATAGAGCCTTTTGTAGCTTCTACTGCTTTGAATGTCACACAACCAGCAGTTAAGGGTAAAAGGTCTAGGCCTGCTGATGTTTTATCTTCTG CTGCTTCAGGTTTCTGGTATCATGGTTCTTCCAATGAGCTTAGTCAATTAGGTGCTGCTGCTGAGGTCCAAAGCAAGGAAAATCAGGTTGTTCCATGCTCTCTGAGGCAGAAAGACATTATTAATAGCAATCCTATTAATGCTAATAACTCTAGCATCAGTACTAGAGTCCGAATGGAAGGAGTATGGCCTTCTTCACCACATTTGAATGCCACTCCAAACCTTTTTTCTGATCCCAataacaacaacagcaacaacggCGTTTCGGCACGATCACTGATCTCTGGTTATCCTAATGTTCCATCTAGATCAAGTGATGGTCCCACATGCGACGGTGTGGAAGATGGGAAAAAGACTGAGAACTCCCTTGATTGCTGGTTATTTGGAGTTAATTTGACTAACAATTGTAGCAACGTTATTACTACTCCTTCAGAGAGGGAACAGAGAGGTCCAAGCTCAAGTGTTGTTCTTAGTGGTCCCAAAGAATCTATTCCTGCAGCTGCATGTGAAACTGAGAGGGTTCAGACTCCCAACTATTCACTGTCCAACAAAGGGCAGAAGCAAATTATTTCTGAGGCATCACCAAATCAGTGGCAGAACAAGCAGGCCACTGTACTATCCATGAGGACGCGGACTAAG GTGCAAATGCAAGGTGTTGCTGTTGGTCGTGCGTTTGACTTGACCACGTTGAGTGGCTATGATGATCTCATAGATGAACTTGAGAAATTGTTTGAGATCAGAGGAGAGCTGCGTTCACAAGACAAATGGGCTGTTACTTTCACAgatgatgaaaatgatatgATGCTCGCGGGTGATGATCCATGGCC GGAGTTCTGCAACATGGTGAAGAGGATTTTCATTTGTTCAAGGGAGGACTTGAAGAAGATGAAATGCTGCAAGTTACCTGCTTCTTCATCAGAGGTTGAAGAGATTCTATTGAGTCCAGATTCACAGAATAGGGATGAGACTCAGCAGTCTCACATGCCTTAG